The proteins below are encoded in one region of Thermothelomyces thermophilus ATCC 42464 chromosome 1, complete sequence:
- a CDS encoding uncharacterized protein (Contains conserved domains SET[pfam00856], SET domains are protein lysine methyltransferase enzymes and zf-MYND[pfam01753]), whose amino-acid sequence MAQALPPGVRIHNDPSSPKRRSLRATRAFSPGSTIATFSNPLLALPDGATMRTTCNYCLRTTAPSPSPSQSAATPPAFKACTACKAAVYCGPACQRAHWKAAHKAECKMFARVREQAGKDWLPTPVRAVAQVLLTLQQGKSGGGGREAEMRRAFIGSADGEEEDGLEGNVEGFKKDGEVWKDMELQATAAVVYAGLLQGEEVLEKAREILCKIQTNAFNRLDADTGMAGIFLDVGLAMVNHSCVPNAFIGFDKRTAILRAERPIQEGEEITISYIDNTLPKAARYEALRLYHFQCDCVRCKDDLDVYEVCQSSPVIPLNSFSLHPDLAKLRDPPGDRAKVSKAEMEVIHKKWQALAKPDGDDEESHLKLARERWKVCRPLIEARMWAAEPLPTTILQLATTWQTSYKKVVYALPLFCFLSTECDPYKFVAPFMPWRIKNIVAVVKLLAVTGELTASGALATRCSHEALVGTLATADQVSICEALLRLAVHHGASSVSDDWEVFTQAKSMLEDVESLEGREQESNMLRTWVEDPEDPRGAAFFENQVLRPIQTLSTFAVEILESTLDGGSLVKK is encoded by the exons ATGGCCCAGGCACTCCCTCCAGGCGTCCGCATTCACAATGACCCAAGCTCCCCTAAGCGCCGCTCCCTCCGCGCGACCCGGGCCTTCAGCCCGGGCAGCACCATAGCAACCTTTTCCAACCCCCTCCTGGCCCTGCCGGACGGCGCGACCATGCGCACGACCTGCAATTACTGCCTCCGCACCACAGCCCCGAGCCCGAGCCCGAGCCAGTCCGCGGCAACCCCTCCGGCCTTCAAGGCGTGCACGGCCTGCAAGGCGGCCGTCTACTGCGGGCCGGCGTGCCAGCGCGCCCACTGGAAGGCGGCGCACAAGGCCGAGTGCAAGATGTTTGCGCGGGTGCGCGAGCAGGCCGGCAAGGACTGGCTGCCGACGCCGGTGAGGGCCGTGGCGCAGGTGCTGCTGACCCTCCAGCAGGGcaagagcggcggcggcggccgggagGCCGAGATGAGGCGGGCCTTCATCGGTAGCGCggacggggaggaggaggacggtcTGGAGGGGAACGTGGAGGGGTTCAAGAAGGACGGGGAGGTCTGGAAGGACATGGAGCTGCAGGctacggcggcggtggtgtaCGCCGGCTTGCTGCAGGGGGAGGAGGTGCTGGAGAAGGCGAGGGAGATTTTATGCAAG ATACAAACAAATGCCTTTAACCGCTTGGACGCGGACACGGGTATGGCCGGGATCTTCCTCGATGTCGGGTTGGCCATGGTCAACCACTCGTGCGTGCCAAACGCTTTCATAGGGTTTGATAAGAGGACGGCCATTTTGAGGGCGGAGAGGCCGATTCAAGAAGGCGAGGAGATCACCATCTCATACATTG ACAACACCCTGCCCAAGGCGGCGCGATACGAGGCACTCAGGCTGTACCACTTCCAATGCGACTGCGTCCGCTGCAAGGACGACCTTGACGTCTATGAGGTGTGCCAGTCATCCCCCGTCATTCCCCTCAACTCCTTCAGCCTCCATCCGGACCTTGCAAAATTGCGAGATCCACCTGGCGATCGGGCGAAGGTGTCCAAGGCAGAGATGGAGGTTATCCACAAGAAATGGCAGGCTCTTGCCAAGCCGGACGGCGATGACGAGGAAAGCCATTTGAAGCTGGCCCGGGAGCGGTGGAAGGTGTGCCGGCCGCTGATCGAGGCCAGAATGTGGGCCGCAGAGCCGTTGCCCACAACGATTCTGCAGCTGGCCACAACCTGGCAAACTAGCTACAAGAAGGTCGTCTACGCCCTACCGCTGTTCTGTTTCCTCAGCACCGAGTGCGACCCCTACAAGTTCGTAGCGCCATTCATGCCGTGGAGGATCAAGAACATCGTGGCCGTCGTGAAGTTGCTCGCCGTGACTGGCGAGTTGACGGCGAGCGGTGCGTTAGCAACACGGTGTTCTCATGAAGCCCTGGTGGGAACCCTGGCAACGGCAGATCAGGTCAGCATATGCGAAGCCCTTCTCCGCCTCGCCGTCCACCATGGCGCTAGCAGCGTGTCAGACGATTGGGAGGTGTTCACCCAAGCAAAGTCGATGCTGGAAGACGTCGAGAGCCTGGAGGGCCGTGAGCAAGAGTCAAACATGCTTCGAACTTGGGTAGAGGACCCCGAGGACCCTAGAGGCGCTGCCTTCTTTGAGAATCAAGTGCTCCGGCCCATCCAGACGCTTTCAACCTTTGCGGTTGAGATTCTCGAGTCAACGCTTGACGGAGGGAGCCTTGTGAAGAAATAG